The Nocardioides sp. S5 genome includes a window with the following:
- a CDS encoding ABC transporter permease: MTSRALAPVGVAGNLFAFALDVFRGLFRRPFQLREFIQQAWFIASVTIVPTALVAIPFGAVIALQVGGLIKQFGAQSFTGSASVLAVVQQAAPIGTALLIAGAGGSAIAADLGARKIREELDAMMVLGIDPIQRLVVPRVLACMLVAFFLNGMVSVVGVAGGYVFNVILQDGTPGAYLASFTALAQLPDLWIGLIKALIFGLIAAIVASYKGMNANGGPKGVGDAVNESVVITFLLLFVANFVLSMIYLQVVPPKGG, translated from the coding sequence GACGTGTTCCGCGGACTGTTCAGGCGGCCCTTCCAGCTGCGGGAGTTCATCCAGCAGGCGTGGTTCATCGCGTCGGTCACGATCGTCCCCACCGCGCTCGTGGCGATCCCCTTCGGCGCGGTCATCGCGCTCCAGGTGGGCGGACTGATCAAGCAGTTCGGCGCCCAGTCCTTCACCGGCTCGGCGTCGGTCCTCGCGGTGGTCCAGCAGGCCGCGCCGATCGGCACCGCCCTGCTCATCGCCGGGGCGGGAGGCTCGGCGATCGCCGCCGACCTGGGCGCACGCAAGATCCGCGAGGAGCTCGACGCGATGATGGTGCTGGGCATCGACCCGATCCAGCGGCTGGTGGTCCCGCGGGTGCTGGCGTGCATGCTCGTCGCGTTCTTCCTCAACGGCATGGTCAGCGTGGTCGGCGTCGCGGGCGGCTACGTCTTCAACGTGATCCTCCAGGACGGCACTCCCGGCGCCTACCTCGCCAGCTTCACGGCGCTCGCCCAGCTGCCGGACCTGTGGATCGGCCTGATCAAGGCGCTGATCTTCGGGCTCATCGCCGCGATCGTCGCCTCCTACAAGGGGATGAACGCCAACGGAGGGCCGAAGGGGGTCGGCGACGCGGTCAACGAGTCGGTCGTCATCACCTTCCTGCTGCTCTTCGTGGCCAACTTCGTCCTCAGCATGATCTACCTCCAGGTCGTCCCACCGAAGGGCGGATGA
- a CDS encoding ABC transporter permease, protein MALKDVYAKPLASLDTLGGQLAFHLGVLRAIPRSIARYPREIMRILAEVTLGTGALAVIGGTVGVIIGMTFFTGAQVGLSGYAALNQLGTAAFAGFVSAYFNTREIAPLVAGIALAATVGCGFTAQLGAMRISEEVDALEVMAIPSMPFLVATRVVGGLIAIIPLYVVGLLSSYFASRLVVTQIYGQSPGTYDHYFNAFLPPGDVLWSFGKVLVFAVTVILIHCYHGYNASGGPAGVGVAVGRAVRTSIVAINVLDLLLSMAIWGAATTVRLAG, encoded by the coding sequence ATGGCTCTCAAGGACGTCTACGCCAAGCCGCTGGCCTCGCTCGACACCCTCGGCGGCCAGCTCGCCTTCCACCTGGGCGTGCTGCGCGCGATCCCGCGATCGATCGCCCGCTACCCCCGCGAGATCATGCGGATCCTCGCCGAGGTCACCCTCGGCACGGGTGCGCTCGCCGTCATCGGCGGCACCGTCGGCGTCATCATCGGCATGACGTTCTTCACCGGTGCGCAGGTCGGTCTCTCCGGCTACGCCGCGCTCAACCAGCTCGGCACCGCGGCCTTCGCCGGCTTCGTCTCGGCCTACTTCAACACCCGCGAGATCGCCCCGCTGGTGGCCGGGATCGCGCTCGCCGCCACCGTGGGCTGCGGCTTCACCGCCCAGCTCGGCGCGATGCGGATCTCGGAGGAGGTCGACGCGCTCGAGGTGATGGCGATCCCGTCGATGCCGTTCCTCGTCGCCACCCGCGTGGTCGGCGGACTGATCGCGATCATCCCGCTCTACGTCGTGGGCCTGCTGTCCTCCTACTTCGCCAGCCGGCTCGTGGTGACCCAGATCTACGGTCAGTCGCCGGGCACCTACGACCACTACTTCAACGCGTTCCTGCCGCCGGGCGACGTGCTGTGGTCCTTCGGCAAGGTCCTCGTCTTCGCGGTGACGGTGATCCTCATCCACTGCTACCACGGCTACAACGCCTCCGGCGGTCCCGCCGGGGTGGGCGTCGCGGTGGGACGCGCGGTGCGGACCAGCATCGTGGCGATCAACGTCCTCGACCTGCTCCTGTCCATGGCGATCTGGGGCGCGGCCACGACCGTGCGGCTGGCGGGGTGA
- a CDS encoding MCE family protein — translation MRTKSLGIVFLVLMLASVWLTYGVFTQKFSDYDEVTVKASRIGLQLPQRADVKIKGVIVGEVLDYEPTAEGADITLGLYEDRTTQVPNDVTASILPKTLFGEKFVSLIVPEGGSDAAPIADGDVIERTDLSIEVEQVLSDLYPLLRAVQPADLNMTLNAVATALEGRGEQLGESLETLDGYLTRFNPELPGLVEDLRLTAEVSDTYADVLPEVATILRNTITTTTTLEGREDKLKALFNDVAKLSTVAERFTRDNGDNLVRLADLGAAQLEVFARYAPGYPCLLGGIVGAGDLQAEAFRGFTLHIVLETLPNQPRGYGPQDAPIYGDKRGYYCGRLPNPPWSQSNPVTHQPDFVDGVDEPTGKGTSRVGPGWSGTAAGFVGGREESALLKALLAPGLGVTADDVPDLGVLLVGPMARGAEVSLR, via the coding sequence ATGAGGACCAAGTCCCTGGGCATCGTCTTCCTGGTGCTGATGCTCGCCTCGGTGTGGCTGACCTACGGCGTGTTCACGCAGAAGTTCAGCGACTACGACGAGGTCACCGTGAAGGCCTCGCGCATCGGCCTCCAGCTGCCCCAGCGCGCCGACGTCAAGATCAAGGGCGTCATCGTGGGGGAGGTGCTCGACTACGAGCCCACCGCGGAGGGCGCCGACATCACGCTCGGCCTCTACGAGGACCGCACGACCCAGGTCCCGAACGACGTGACGGCCTCGATCCTGCCCAAGACGCTCTTCGGCGAGAAGTTCGTCTCGCTCATCGTCCCCGAGGGCGGGTCCGACGCGGCGCCGATCGCCGACGGCGACGTCATCGAGCGCACCGACCTCTCCATCGAGGTCGAGCAGGTGCTCAGCGACCTCTACCCGCTCCTGCGCGCGGTCCAGCCCGCCGACCTCAACATGACCCTGAACGCCGTCGCCACGGCGCTGGAGGGTCGCGGCGAGCAGCTCGGCGAGAGCCTGGAGACGCTCGACGGCTACCTGACCCGCTTCAACCCCGAGCTCCCCGGGCTGGTCGAGGACCTTCGCCTGACCGCCGAGGTGTCCGACACGTACGCCGACGTGCTGCCCGAGGTCGCGACGATCCTGCGCAACACGATCACCACCACCACGACGCTCGAGGGGCGCGAGGACAAGCTGAAGGCGCTCTTCAACGACGTGGCCAAGCTGTCGACGGTCGCCGAGCGCTTCACCCGCGACAACGGCGACAACCTGGTGCGCCTCGCCGACCTCGGCGCCGCCCAGCTCGAGGTGTTCGCGCGCTACGCCCCGGGCTATCCGTGCCTGCTCGGCGGCATCGTGGGTGCCGGCGACCTCCAGGCGGAGGCGTTCCGCGGCTTCACCCTCCACATCGTGCTGGAGACGCTGCCCAACCAGCCGCGCGGCTACGGCCCCCAGGACGCTCCGATCTACGGCGACAAGCGCGGCTACTACTGCGGTCGCCTGCCCAACCCGCCGTGGTCGCAGAGCAACCCCGTCACCCACCAGCCCGACTTCGTCGACGGTGTCGACGAGCCCACCGGCAAGGGCACCAGCCGCGTCGGTCCCGGCTGGTCGGGCACGGCCGCCGGGTTCGTCGGCGGCCGCGAGGAGTCGGCACTGCTCAAGGCCCTGCTCGCGCCCGGCCTCGGCGTCACCGCGGACGACGTGCCCGACCTGGGGGTCCTGCTCGTGGGACCCATGGCACGCGGGGCGGAGGTGTCGCTGCGATGA
- a CDS encoding MlaD family protein → MRGLLDKKTSIDLVKLLVFVVVTSLATSVLVVTIGNLGFGSSREYSAEFTDATGVTKGDDIRVAGVRVGTVDEVEIIDRSRALVTFSVDDDTSVNGGTNAAIRYRNLVGQRYISLTQEVGDTQRLPDGATIPVSRTRAALDLTVLFNGFKPLFQALSPEDVNQLSYELIQVFQGEGGTLEGLLAHTASVTSTLADRDQVIGDLIDNLSLVLDHVADRDKQLTRLIRSFRTLVGGLKKDRFAILGSLEEVSTLSVETASLIDGIREPLVKDIKELRTVAGNIDKNKAELDRALQVLPIKLNKIGRTAIYGSFFNFYLCEFQGRVNLPNNVSLPVKYNTGSDRCDLG, encoded by the coding sequence ATGAGGGGACTGCTGGACAAGAAGACGTCGATCGACCTGGTCAAGCTCCTGGTCTTCGTGGTCGTGACCTCGCTCGCCACCAGCGTGCTCGTGGTGACGATCGGCAACCTCGGCTTCGGCTCCTCGCGGGAGTACAGCGCGGAGTTCACCGACGCCACCGGTGTCACCAAGGGCGACGACATCCGCGTCGCCGGAGTCCGGGTCGGCACCGTGGACGAGGTCGAGATCATCGACCGCTCCCGCGCGCTGGTCACCTTCTCCGTCGACGACGACACCTCGGTCAACGGCGGCACCAACGCCGCGATCCGCTACCGCAACCTCGTCGGCCAGCGCTACATCTCGCTGACCCAGGAGGTGGGCGACACCCAGCGGCTCCCCGACGGCGCGACCATCCCGGTCTCCCGCACGCGTGCGGCGCTCGACCTGACGGTGCTCTTCAACGGCTTCAAGCCGCTCTTCCAGGCGCTGTCGCCCGAGGACGTCAACCAGCTGTCCTACGAGCTGATCCAGGTGTTCCAGGGCGAGGGCGGGACCCTCGAGGGACTGCTGGCCCACACCGCCTCGGTCACCTCGACGCTCGCCGACCGCGACCAGGTGATCGGGGACCTGATCGACAACCTGTCGCTCGTGCTCGACCACGTGGCCGACCGTGACAAGCAGCTCACCCGGTTGATCCGGTCGTTCCGCACCCTCGTCGGTGGCCTGAAGAAGGACCGCTTCGCGATCCTCGGCTCGCTGGAGGAGGTCTCGACGCTGTCGGTGGAGACCGCGTCGCTGATCGACGGGATCCGCGAGCCCCTGGTCAAGGACATCAAGGAGCTGCGCACCGTCGCGGGCAACATCGACAAGAACAAGGCCGAGCTCGACCGGGCGCTGCAGGTGCTGCCGATCAAGCTGAACAAGATCGGGCGCACCGCCATCTACGGGTCGTTCTTCAACTTCTACCTCTGCGAGTTCCAGGGGCGGGTCAACCTGCCCAACAACGTCTCGCTCCCGGTGAAGTACAACACCGGCTCGGACAGGTGTGATCTCGGATGA
- a CDS encoding MCE family protein gives MKPYRERNPVVVGAVSLVVLAMVLVAALRADDLPVIGGGDTYHAMFTEAGGLKVNDEVRIAGVRVGKVDEIALAGDEVRVSFKVDDAADFGPDTRAAIKVKTILGSMFLALEPAGGGQLDEGATIPAARTSSPFDVVEAFEGLASTSEQIDTDQLAESLTTLADLTRNTPDEFRGALSGLSRLSANIAEKDTQLNTLLVNLERVSTVLDERDEDIIALMEDSDVLFRALVARRDAVHDLLVSSTRLSKELTTLIRQSREDLKPALAHLENVIAVLNKNEDNLDSSLRLMAPFYRVFANTLGTGPWFDTWISNFPPVPQVG, from the coding sequence ATGAAGCCTTATCGGGAGCGCAACCCGGTCGTCGTCGGGGCCGTCAGCCTCGTCGTCCTCGCGATGGTGCTGGTCGCCGCGCTGCGCGCCGACGACCTGCCGGTCATCGGTGGCGGGGACACCTACCACGCGATGTTCACCGAGGCGGGCGGGCTCAAGGTCAACGACGAGGTCCGCATCGCCGGCGTACGCGTGGGCAAGGTCGACGAGATCGCGCTGGCCGGTGACGAGGTGCGGGTGAGCTTCAAGGTCGACGACGCCGCCGACTTCGGCCCCGACACCCGCGCCGCCATCAAGGTCAAGACGATCCTGGGCTCGATGTTCCTCGCGCTGGAGCCTGCGGGCGGCGGCCAGCTCGACGAGGGCGCGACCATCCCGGCCGCGCGCACGTCGTCGCCCTTCGACGTGGTGGAGGCGTTCGAGGGACTGGCCTCGACCTCGGAGCAGATCGACACCGACCAGCTGGCCGAGTCGCTGACCACGCTGGCCGACCTGACCCGCAACACCCCCGACGAGTTCCGCGGCGCACTCAGCGGCCTCAGTCGCCTCTCGGCCAACATCGCCGAGAAGGACACCCAGCTCAACACTCTGCTCGTCAACCTCGAGCGGGTCTCCACCGTCCTCGACGAGCGCGACGAGGACATCATCGCGCTGATGGAGGACAGCGACGTGCTGTTCCGCGCGCTGGTCGCGCGCCGCGACGCCGTCCACGACCTTCTCGTCTCCAGCACCCGGCTGTCGAAGGAGCTGACCACGTTGATCCGCCAGTCGCGCGAGGACCTCAAGCCGGCGCTGGCGCACCTGGAGAACGTCATCGCGGTGCTCAACAAGAACGAGGACAACCTCGACAGCAGCCTGCGGCTGATGGCGCCCTTCTACCGCGTCTTCGCCAACACGCTCGGCACCGGCCCGTGGTTCGACACGTGGATCTCGAACTTCCCTCCCGTCCCGCAGGTGGGCTGA
- a CDS encoding MCE family protein yields MDLVKRLLVPLVVLGFVVAAAVSVLGGDTARTVVAHFPRTISVYEGSDVRVLGVPVGTVTRVEPTGTDVEVTMTYDDEVKLPADAKAVIIAPSVVGDRYVQLTPAYSGTGEVLADGAELSVDQTSEPLELDQIYDSLDRLNVALGPRGANRTGALSDLLSVTADNFGGQGTTFRQTIKDFSRLSATLAGNSDELFGSVEALGGFMATLAENDQTVRQFNQSLADVSTMLEGEREELVAATRNLSVALNAVKGFVEENKDSLTRNISGLNRVSKVLVRQRAALDEILRVAPGALNNLALTYNPQAGTLDTRANFGQSIEQLEADPAALLCGFVGQVERSGQACDTITELLSRSRPGALGEPDVLPARDVFDPSLGGLVEVER; encoded by the coding sequence ATGGACCTCGTGAAGCGCCTCCTCGTCCCCCTCGTCGTGCTCGGCTTCGTCGTCGCGGCGGCCGTCAGCGTCCTCGGTGGCGACACCGCCCGGACCGTCGTGGCCCACTTCCCCCGCACGATCTCCGTCTACGAGGGCAGCGACGTCCGCGTCCTCGGCGTGCCCGTCGGCACGGTGACCCGCGTCGAGCCCACCGGCACCGACGTCGAGGTGACCATGACGTACGACGACGAGGTGAAGTTGCCGGCCGACGCCAAGGCCGTCATCATCGCGCCGTCGGTGGTCGGCGACCGCTACGTCCAGCTGACGCCGGCCTACTCCGGCACCGGCGAGGTCCTCGCCGACGGGGCCGAGCTCAGCGTCGACCAGACCTCCGAGCCGCTCGAGCTCGACCAGATCTACGACAGCCTCGACCGCCTCAACGTGGCACTCGGCCCGCGGGGCGCCAACCGGACCGGCGCGCTGTCGGACCTGCTCTCGGTCACGGCCGACAACTTCGGCGGCCAGGGCACGACCTTCCGCCAGACGATCAAGGACTTCTCGCGGCTCAGCGCCACGCTCGCCGGCAACTCCGACGAGCTGTTCGGGTCGGTGGAGGCGCTGGGCGGCTTCATGGCCACGCTCGCCGAGAACGACCAGACCGTGCGGCAGTTCAACCAGTCGCTCGCCGACGTGTCGACCATGCTGGAGGGCGAGCGCGAGGAGCTGGTCGCGGCGACGAGGAACCTGTCGGTCGCGCTGAACGCCGTCAAGGGCTTCGTGGAGGAGAACAAGGACTCGCTGACCCGCAACATCAGCGGCCTGAACCGGGTCTCCAAGGTGCTGGTGCGCCAGCGTGCGGCGCTCGACGAGATCCTCCGGGTCGCCCCGGGTGCGCTGAACAACCTGGCCCTGACCTACAACCCGCAGGCCGGCACGCTCGACACCCGCGCCAACTTCGGCCAGAGCATCGAGCAGCTCGAGGCCGACCCCGCGGCGCTGCTGTGCGGTTTCGTCGGGCAGGTCGAGCGCTCCGGCCAGGCCTGCGACACGATCACCGAGCTGCTCTCGCGCAGCCGTCCGGGCGCCCTGGGCGAGCCCGACGTGCTGCCGGCGCGCGACGTGTTCGACCCCAGCCTCGGTGGACTCGTGGAGGTGGAGCGATGA
- a CDS encoding MCE family protein, producing the protein MTRVKTLVLGVLAAMFLSACDASVYSLPLPGGPDVGDDPITVKVEFADVLDLVPQSTVKVNDVSVGKVTEIDLQGYQALVTMVLRRDVDLPGNAVAELRQTSLLGEKFVQLSAPAEGAVADRLEDGEVIPIERAGRNPEVEEVLGALSLLLNGGGVAQLKTITQELNLALEGREDSARSVLRNLRTFTGQLDDNKADIVAAIESLNRLAIAAEKQLPTIDKALEELPSALDSIDRQRDDLVEMLAALNDLSDVAVDVIAESKDATITSLKRLNPVLTQLAASGDDFTNAFHVFLTYPFVDEVVGRDPQVARNLHMGDYTNLSITLDVDLTSIPTTIPTTLPTEACIPLSQLPQDGPLPDTSRLCQDALDAINDCLEGLRRGDVTACLGLPGSVIAAVCEQAPVPGLCGGSGTPTLPLPTPTAPTLPVPSLPTITLPGLPRAAAYDDPPDPERGPTIGQLSEMYDPALVSLLVPGMVVER; encoded by the coding sequence ATGACCCGCGTGAAGACCCTCGTGCTGGGCGTCCTGGCGGCGATGTTCCTCTCCGCGTGCGACGCCAGCGTCTACTCCCTGCCGCTGCCCGGCGGGCCCGACGTCGGAGACGACCCGATCACGGTCAAGGTGGAGTTCGCCGACGTGCTCGACCTGGTGCCGCAGTCGACGGTCAAGGTCAACGACGTCAGCGTCGGCAAGGTGACCGAGATCGACCTCCAGGGCTACCAGGCGCTGGTGACGATGGTGCTGCGACGCGACGTCGACCTGCCCGGCAACGCCGTGGCCGAGCTCCGGCAGACCAGCCTGCTCGGCGAGAAGTTCGTCCAGCTCAGTGCGCCCGCCGAGGGCGCCGTCGCCGACCGGCTCGAGGACGGCGAGGTCATCCCGATCGAGCGCGCCGGGCGCAACCCGGAGGTCGAGGAGGTGCTCGGCGCGCTGAGCCTGCTGCTCAACGGCGGCGGCGTGGCCCAGCTGAAGACGATCACCCAGGAGCTCAACCTGGCCCTCGAGGGCCGCGAGGACTCGGCCCGTTCGGTGCTGCGCAACCTGCGCACCTTCACCGGCCAGCTCGACGACAACAAGGCCGACATCGTCGCCGCGATCGAGTCGCTCAACCGGCTCGCGATCGCCGCGGAGAAGCAGCTGCCCACGATCGACAAGGCGCTCGAGGAGCTGCCCAGCGCGCTCGACTCGATCGACCGACAGCGCGACGACCTCGTCGAGATGCTCGCCGCGCTCAACGACCTCTCCGACGTCGCGGTCGACGTGATCGCGGAGTCGAAGGACGCCACCATCACCTCGCTCAAGCGGCTCAACCCGGTCCTCACCCAGCTCGCGGCGTCCGGCGACGACTTCACCAACGCCTTCCACGTCTTCCTCACCTACCCGTTCGTCGACGAGGTCGTCGGCCGCGACCCGCAGGTCGCGCGCAACCTGCACATGGGCGACTACACCAACCTGTCGATCACCCTCGACGTCGACCTCACCTCGATCCCCACCACGATCCCGACGACGCTGCCGACCGAGGCCTGCATCCCGCTCAGCCAGCTGCCGCAGGACGGTCCGCTGCCCGACACCAGCCGGCTGTGCCAGGACGCGCTCGACGCGATCAACGACTGCCTCGAGGGCCTCCGGCGCGGCGACGTCACCGCGTGCCTGGGCCTGCCCGGCTCGGTGATCGCCGCGGTCTGCGAGCAGGCCCCGGTCCCGGGCCTCTGCGGCGGCTCCGGCACCCCGACCCTGCCGCTGCCGACCCCGACCGCGCCGACCCTCCCGGTCCCGAGCCTGCCGACGATCACGTTGCCCGGCCTGCCCCGCGCAGCGGCGTACGACGACCCTCCCGACCCGGAGCGCGGACCCACGATCGGACAGCTGAGCGAGATGTACGACCCGGCCCTCGTGAGCCTGCTCGTGCCCGGGATGGTGGTGGAGCGATGA
- a CDS encoding MlaD family protein, producing the protein MITRRTKVQLLVFALITLVGVSFVGARYARLDRLVLDQSYTVVAHFADSGGAFQGAEVSYRGVRVGEVSELVLTDDGVDIVLDIDDEFDDIPADAHALVGNRSAVGEQYVELQPQSDDGPFLREDSEISRDRTTTPIQTDTLLTHLDETVRSVDADDLRTVTSEFGLAFNGAGEDLQTILDSSSEFITAAEQNFDVTVDLIRDSNTVLNGQIDSEGAFRRFARDLSAFSTTVADNDDDLRRLIDDGSLGANELRTFLEANEVELGELINNLVTTGEIVVKHLGGIEQLLVIYPYVVEGGFTVVSKSPGTGLYDAHFGMVLTEEPHVCIGGYEGTDRRSPLDGSNRPMQEGAGCTEPASKSNARGAQNIQAPRAATGWGEADFAHDPETGAVTSDPAEIRRLLGERPSAPGTLGEDSWKWLYLEPLLAGGVTSPTAAR; encoded by the coding sequence ATGATCACCCGTCGGACCAAGGTGCAGCTGCTGGTCTTCGCCCTCATCACGCTGGTGGGAGTGAGCTTCGTAGGCGCCCGCTACGCCCGCCTCGACCGCCTCGTGCTCGACCAGAGCTACACGGTCGTCGCGCACTTCGCCGACTCCGGCGGCGCCTTCCAGGGCGCGGAGGTCTCCTACCGCGGCGTGCGGGTCGGCGAGGTGAGCGAGCTTGTCCTCACCGACGACGGGGTCGACATCGTGCTGGACATCGACGACGAGTTCGACGACATCCCGGCCGACGCCCACGCCCTGGTGGGCAACCGGTCGGCGGTCGGCGAGCAGTACGTCGAGCTCCAGCCGCAGAGCGACGACGGCCCCTTCCTCCGTGAGGACTCGGAGATCTCACGCGACCGCACCACGACGCCGATCCAGACCGACACGCTGCTCACCCACCTCGACGAGACGGTGCGCAGCGTCGACGCCGACGACCTCCGCACGGTCACCTCGGAGTTCGGGCTCGCCTTCAACGGCGCGGGCGAGGACCTCCAGACCATCCTTGACAGCAGCAGCGAGTTCATCACCGCCGCGGAGCAGAACTTCGACGTCACCGTGGACCTGATCCGCGACAGCAACACCGTGCTCAACGGCCAGATCGACTCCGAGGGTGCGTTCCGCCGCTTCGCCCGCGACCTGTCGGCGTTCTCCACCACGGTCGCGGACAACGACGACGACCTGCGCCGGCTGATCGACGATGGCTCGCTCGGCGCCAACGAGCTGCGCACCTTCCTCGAGGCCAACGAGGTCGAGCTCGGCGAGCTGATCAACAACCTGGTCACGACCGGGGAGATCGTCGTCAAGCACCTCGGCGGCATCGAGCAGCTGCTGGTGATCTACCCCTACGTCGTCGAGGGCGGCTTCACCGTGGTGTCCAAGTCGCCCGGCACAGGCCTGTACGACGCCCACTTCGGCATGGTGCTCACCGAGGAGCCGCACGTGTGCATCGGCGGCTACGAGGGCACCGACCGCCGCTCTCCGCTCGACGGCAGCAACCGGCCCATGCAGGAGGGCGCCGGCTGCACCGAGCCCGCGTCGAAGTCCAACGCCCGCGGCGCGCAGAACATCCAGGCCCCCCGGGCAGCGACCGGCTGGGGGGAGGCGGACTTCGCCCACGACCCGGAGACTGGCGCGGTGACCTCCGACCCGGCCGAGATCCGGCGGCTGCTCGGCGAGCGCCCGTCGGCGCCCGGGACCCTCGGCGAGGACTCGTGGAAGTGGCTCTACCTCGAGCCGCTGCTGGCCGGGGGCGTGACCTCGCCGACCGCGGCTCGTTGA
- a CDS encoding DnaJ domain-containing protein produces the protein MSDTPTWYDLLDVPRDASTEEVRDAWKTQIADLEPGDRRFDSLNRAAKVLLDPGARAAYDAEHPDEPLVGEGRQAGRETKDPEPGLVTGLRPPSTTARGRGVPTWLLAGLGVVAAGLVAATVWMWTAQDDGGDDTAARAAQVAAERAVVPVLSYDHETLEADQQEAQALMTGSYREEYDKLFKVLEENAPQTETTVTASVISSGIVRASGDRVQVLVFVDRPTTNRLSAEPVVYKDQVTLSMQRVDGDWLVDDLVTSPVQG, from the coding sequence GTGAGCGACACCCCGACCTGGTACGACCTCCTCGACGTGCCGCGCGATGCCTCGACCGAGGAGGTCCGCGACGCCTGGAAGACCCAGATCGCCGACCTCGAGCCGGGCGATCGCCGCTTCGACTCGCTCAACCGTGCGGCGAAGGTGCTGCTCGACCCCGGCGCGCGGGCGGCGTACGACGCCGAGCACCCGGACGAGCCGCTGGTCGGGGAGGGCCGTCAGGCCGGTCGCGAGACCAAGGACCCGGAGCCGGGTCTCGTGACAGGACTTCGTCCTCCCTCGACCACCGCGCGCGGCCGTGGTGTCCCCACCTGGCTGCTGGCGGGCCTCGGCGTCGTCGCGGCCGGACTGGTCGCCGCCACGGTGTGGATGTGGACCGCGCAGGACGACGGCGGGGACGACACCGCGGCGCGCGCCGCCCAGGTGGCGGCCGAGCGCGCCGTCGTGCCGGTGCTGTCCTACGACCACGAGACGCTCGAGGCCGACCAGCAGGAGGCGCAGGCGCTGATGACCGGCTCCTACCGCGAGGAGTACGACAAGCTCTTCAAGGTCCTGGAGGAGAACGCGCCCCAGACCGAGACGACGGTGACCGCCTCGGTCATCTCCTCCGGCATCGTGCGCGCCAGCGGTGACCGGGTGCAGGTGCTGGTCTTCGTCGACCGTCCCACCACCAACCGGCTGAGCGCCGAGCCGGTGGTCTACAAGGACCAGGTGACCCTGTCGATGCAGCGCGTCGACGGCGACTGGCTCGTCGACGACCTGGTCACCTCGCCCGTCCAGGGCTGA